Below is a window of Thermodesulfomicrobium sp. WS DNA.
GGCCTTCAAGCTCTCGCTGCGCCACCTCTCGGTGGACGCGCTGGTGGCCTGGGCGAGCCTCGTCTCCGCGCTTATCCTGGCCGGTCTTGCGCGCATACGCGGCGTCCCTATGCTTTCCGGTTGGCAGCAGTGGCAACCATCCCTCCTCCAAGGGGCCATCAACCCATTCCTCTACTATCTGGTCCTGCTGCGCGCCTATGACCTGCTCCCGGCCCAGGAAGCCCAGGCCATCAACTACACCTGGGCCATCACCATGACCCTCATGGCCATTTTTTGGCTCGGCCAGCGTGTGGGCTGGCGGCAGATGCTCGCAAGCCTCGTTTGCTATTTTGGGGTGGTCATCATCGCCACCCGCGGCGACCTCTTGGGGCTCCACTTCCAAAGCCCCCTTGGCGTAGGGCTCGCTCTGGCAAGCACCCTCATTTGGGGGACCTCGTGGATCCTGGGGCTTCGCGACACGGCCGAGCCCGTAGCGCGGCTGTGCGGCAACTTCGTCTGCGGCGCGGTGTATGCCTTTGTCTGGCTTGGCCTGCGCGGCCAATGGGCGATCCCCTCCGCCGCCGGCATGCTCGGGGCCGCCTACGTGGGCTGCTTCGAAATGGGACTCACCTTTGTCCTGTGGGGCCACGCACTGCGCCTTTCGCGCACCGCGGCCCAGATCAACAACCTCATCTACCTTTCGCCACTACTCTCGCTGTTCTGGATCGGCCACGTGGTGGGCGAGGCCATCCAGCCATCCACCCTGGCAGGATTGGCCTGCATCCTGGTGGGAACCGCCATCCAACGCCTCTCGGACCGCCACCTCAAAAGCACGGAGCACCACGCATGAGTCCCTTCCCAGAACTCTCCCCCATACTCCAAGCCCTGCTGGCGACCCTGTTTACCTGGTCCGTGACCGCCATTGGTGCGGCCATGGTCTTTTTTTTCAAGGAAATTCGCCGAAGCGTCCTCGACGCCATGCTCGGATTCGCCGCGGGGGTCATGATTGCGGCAAGTTTCTGGTCTCTGCTTGCCCCATCCATCGAACTTGCCGAGGCCATGGGCCAAGCGGCCTGGGTTCCGGCAAGCGTGGGTTTTCTTGCCGGCGGACTGTTCCTTTTCGCCGTGGACCGCTTCATGCCGCACCTGCACCTTGGCTTTCCCCGCAGCGAGGCCGAAGGCGTGGCCACCAGCTGGCATCGCAGCGTGCTCTTGGTCCTGGCCATCACGCTCCACAACATCCCCGAAGGACTGGCCGTGGGCGTGGCCTTCGGCGCCGTGGCCGCAGGCATCCCCTCGGCGGATCTCGCCGGGGCCGTGGCCCTGGCCGTAGGTATTGGCCTGCA
It encodes the following:
- a CDS encoding DMT family transporter, whose amino-acid sequence is MKSQPPEPPMERQTRAYLFGLAAVLLWSTVASAFKLSLRHLSVDALVAWASLVSALILAGLARIRGVPMLSGWQQWQPSLLQGAINPFLYYLVLLRAYDLLPAQEAQAINYTWAITMTLMAIFWLGQRVGWRQMLASLVCYFGVVIIATRGDLLGLHFQSPLGVGLALASTLIWGTSWILGLRDTAEPVARLCGNFVCGAVYAFVWLGLRGQWAIPSAAGMLGAAYVGCFEMGLTFVLWGHALRLSRTAAQINNLIYLSPLLSLFWIGHVVGEAIQPSTLAGLACILVGTAIQRLSDRHLKSTEHHA
- a CDS encoding ZIP family metal transporter, which produces MSPFPELSPILQALLATLFTWSVTAIGAAMVFFFKEIRRSVLDAMLGFAAGVMIAASFWSLLAPSIELAEAMGQAAWVPASVGFLAGGLFLFAVDRFMPHLHLGFPRSEAEGVATSWHRSVLLVLAITLHNIPEGLAVGVAFGAVAAGIPSADLAGAVALAVGIGLQNFPEGAAVSIPLRREGFSRWKSFVYGQASGLVEPIAGVIGAAAVLAMRPILPYALAFAAGAMIYVVVEELIPESQLAKNTDLATLGCLAGFTVMMVLDVALG